In Treponema primitia ZAS-1, the DNA window AATTCCAAATGTGCTCGGCCGGGGATGCCCCTCCCTCCGCCCGCCATTGTTAGTAATACTGAAGAAGAGGGGCGCTGGGGGGGCATGATGGAGGGGTAATCCGTAATACATTCGGCTAGGGGCGCTCCACGCCCCGACCACCTACGGTGGGTAAACGGTGTCTTTTTTTACATCTTGAGAAAGGTGATTGAATAAGTTTCTTGTATTGATTATGATAATCCTATGTTTCAGGCGTCGGCAATCCTAAACCTAGTACTCAGTATCCGAACGGACTTTAATCCGCTCGCCTCCGGCATCCCGGCGGAGTTTGTCCCCCCCCCCCCCCCCCCCAAAAAAAAAATTCCTTGTTGTATAACCTTTTACGTAAAAGCTACTCCGGGGGTTTCCCTACCTAGGCACCAGCGCCCGGCATGTCTAAAGACATCTGCGCGAGTCCTTCTTTACCTGCCGGAGAAGGAACCTCATGGAGTTCGCCTTCGGTGACGGCGGGAATACAGGCTGGTTCTGCGTACAGGTAGAACGCGGCATGGAGTGATAATGATGTTACCCGCTTATGCGGAAACCATATTAATTATGTTGGCGGGGCATAAAAACCGCAAAGGAGTTGTTTACATGAAGAACACAAGGTTTTTTATGGCGGGAATGTTGGTAATGGCGCTGGCATTTGGATTGGTTCTGGCAGGCTGCGAAAACGGCACAACCGAAACGTCCCCGACTGCGGCGTATTTGAATGAAAAGGTGTGGGTGTGTGCGGGCGGAGATATGCCATCAGGTGTTACTTCCCTTACTATGGCATTTTCGGGAACCAATCAATGGACGGAAACATTCAACGGCGGAAGTAATGACGGGAAAACGGTACGGACTATACGCTCTCCGGTTTGGCGATTACCTTTACTATTANCAGGCAGTACTTTTCCCGGTACTCCAGCCGTCGGTACCATTTATACATCAGAGTTCAATGCTACCCAAGCCACCCAATTCACCGTACCGGGTCAGGGGTTGATTTTTAACAGACAGTCATCATCGGTCTCAACTGCCCCGAATATTGAGGCAATTCTTTGCAATAATGATGAGATGGCAATGGGAGCGATTGAGGCACTCAGAGACGAGGGCTACTTTGGAGCAGGCGGGAAGTACATTCCGGTTGTTGGGGTTGATGGCACAGCTTTTGCAATTGCGGCAATAACTGAGGGAACATTGCTCGGCACCGTATTGCAGGATCCCTTTAGTATGGGTAAAGCAACCTTTGAGACGGCCTATGCATTAGCCGATGACAGAGCGGTCGTTTTATCGGATACAAGCTGGGTTAAAGATGGCCAATGGATTTTAATACCAAATAAAAAAATAACCATCGGTAATACTGAAGATGTTGAAATACCCCCTCGGGTTGTTGACAGTTCTGAACATCCATTAAAAATAGCGGTTTTGCTTAACAGTGAAGGCGATTCTTTTTTACATAATATTTTAACCGGCGTTATTAATGCTGCTGTGGGCAAAGCAGAAATTCTCTACACGTTTGCAAATGACCAGAACGATCAAATTGATTCTATTAATCAATATTTAGCGGATGGTGTCGATGCCCTTGCTGTCGATATGGTTGATACCACTACTGCTGCGGATATTATCCAAATCGCTAAAGCGCAGAATATCCCACTGGTATTCTTTAACCGCCTGCCGCTTGACGGAACCGAATTAAAGGCCGAAGATAATGTTTTCTGTGTATATATGGATTCCATAGATCAGGGAAAAAAACAAGGAGAACTCATTGTTGACTATTGGAACGCCCATCCTGAAGCGGATAGAAACAATGACGGCATCATTCAATATGTCATGGTTAAAGGCCCAGCCCAATTAGAGGCAACCAACCGGACCAAGTATTCGATTGAGAGAATAGAAGAATTGGGGGTGAATACTAACAAGCTATTTGATATAACCGCTAATTGGAGCCAATCCCAAGCAAAAGACGGAATAAAAACCATTCCGAAATCATATTGGTAACGCAAGGGTGACTGACACAACGGCGTATCCGGGAAACCGGGTGCGCCGTTTTTTGGGGATGGCATGGAACACCTGAAAACCAGATTGGCAAATTGTTTCAGGTATTAGAACCTACCCAAAAGAGAATCAGACATCCACTGAGCAGGAAATTTTACTAAAGGTATAAGTTCCTCCGGGACCTATTTCCCCAGAATCCGCTCCCTATACGCCGTCCCGATCCGTTCCAGTGTCTCTGCCGTGGTTTCCCTCCGCTTGGCCTGTTTGTGCAGGTCTATCGTGAACTGGTTCATGGAAAAGTGCCGGTAGAAATAAAGCTGGTTAAAAAAGGTGACTGACACCTTTTTTAGGGCTTCGGTGTAGACTTCGAAGATGCCGTTTTTTTTCATTTCCGAGTAGCCTATGATCCATACCGGGATGGGGGACAGGACTTGGTAGAATTCTTCCAGGATTTTGACCATGCTTAGCTGGGATTGGGCGATTGCATCTGTTAGGGCCGGACCGCCGAGACGGCAGAGTTCCCGGAGTTCCACGGTGCGGGGGGTGTGGATTGGGGTCTTGTTCAGGATGAGGACGTTTTTGCGGAAGTCTATACCCAGGGAAGGCTCTTCCCGGAAGAAGCGTTCGGTGATTTTACCCGAGGGGCCTACCAGGTAACGGCGGTTTTCCGCGGCCTGTTCACGGCGGCCGGGGTTATCCGCCACCAGGATGAGCTTAATTTCGTCCTTGGAGCCCATTTCGTCCAGGGCTTCGTTGTACACCACCGGGGTTTCCACGGTATAGGCCGGGCCGGAGCGGGTATCCACCAGTTTTTGCTGGAGCCGCCGCAGATTGGGCAGGCTTCGGCTTAGCTGTTCCACCGACTCTTTATAGATATCCCTGGCTGCGGCAAATTTTTTCCAAGTACCGGCTTTCATGAGGGGTATTCTATCATATTGTTGCGTCAATTTTGAAACTATTGTACTATAAAAAAAGAATAAATTCGAAAATTTATTCAGAGGGGTGTTTAGCGAAACTTTGTTTTGCTTCGATTTAACGGTGCGGCAGCCGCTGCACGAAAGAAGGTTGACATGCATAAGATACTATCAAAAAAGCAGTTGTCCGGAGAGGTCTACGAAATGGTCCTGGAGGCGCCGCTGATCGCCCGGGCCAGGAAGGCGGGGCAGTTTTTGATTCTCCAGATCGACACCGATTGGGGGGAACGCTTCCCTCTGACTATTGCCGATGCGGATCCCGTTGCGGGAACGGTGACCATCGTGTTTCAGACCGTGGGCGCTTCTACCCACAAACTGGCGACCAAGAAAGAGGGGGATTCTGTGGAGAATCTTCTGGGTCCCCTGGGGAATCCTACCC includes these proteins:
- a CDS encoding substrate-binding domain-containing protein codes for the protein MMLPAYAETILIMLAGHKNRKGVVYMKNTRFFMAGMLVMALAFGLVLAGCENGTTETSPTAAYLNEKVWVCAGGDMPSGVTSLTMAFSGTNQWTETFNGGSNDGKTVRTIRSPVWRLPLLLXGSTFPGTPAVGTIYTSEFNATQATQFTVPGQGLIFNRQSSSVSTAPNIEAILCNNDEMAMGAIEALRDEGYFGAGGKYIPVVGVDGTAFAIAAITEGTLLGTVLQDPFSMGKATFETAYALADDRAVVLSDTSWVKDGQWILIPNKKITIGNTEDVEIPPRVVDSSEHPLKIAVLLNSEGDSFLHNILTGVINAAVGKAEILYTFANDQNDQIDSINQYLADGVDALAVDMVDTTTAADIIQIAKAQNIPLVFFNRLPLDGTELKAEDNVFCVYMDSIDQGKKQGELIVDYWNAHPEADRNNDGIIQYVMVKGPAQLEATNRTKYSIERIEELGVNTNKLFDITANWSQSQAKDGIKTIPKSYW